The Salvelinus sp. IW2-2015 unplaced genomic scaffold, ASM291031v2 Un_scaffold16475, whole genome shotgun sequence genome window below encodes:
- the LOC112080762 gene encoding multiple coagulation factor deficiency protein 2 homolog, translated as MVLRVSGRRSVVWGWLLLVSCFLLSVCSHEQAAQEHPPEVHHPNMHLDKNMVHDREHIMEHLEGVIDKPESDMLPQELQLHYFKMHDYDGNNLLDGLELATAITHVHKEERGEESQPMKEEDLISLIDDVLRDDDKNNDGYIDYAEFAKSLE; from the exons ATGGTGTTAAGAGTAAGTGGCAGGAGGAGCGTTGTGTGGGGCTGGCTACTCCTGGTCTCCTGctttctgctgtctgtctgttcgcaTGAGCAGGCAGCCCAAGAACACCCACCGGAGGTTCACCATCCAAACATGCACCTGGACAAGAACATGGTCCATGACAGAGA ACACATCATGGAGCATCTGGAAGGTGTGATTGACAAGCCTGAGTCGGATATGTTGCCGCAGGAGCTGCAGTTGCACTACTTTAAGATGCATGACTATGATGGCAACAACTTACTGGATGGGCTGGAGTTGGCCACAGCCATCACTCATGTACACAAAGAG gaaagaggagaggaaagccaGCCTATGAAAGAGGAAGACCTCATAAGCCTTATAGATGACGTTCTAAGGGACGATGACAAAAACAACGATGGGTACATAGACTACGCCGAGTTTGCCAAGTCCCTGGAGTAG